From one Paenibacillus sp. FSL K6-1330 genomic stretch:
- the ppc gene encoding phosphoenolpyruvate carboxylase, protein MTELTVTAKSNSNNLLRRDVRFLGNILGEVLVHQGGNELLDIVEKIRETSKSLRSVFLPELFADFKRIISTLEPDIRHQVIRAFAIYFQLVNIAEQNHRIRRKRDYERSAGESVQPGSIESAVQDLKERNITFEEVQEILESLSLELVMTAHPTEAMRRAILDIHKRIADDVMQLDNPTLTFREREQLREKLLNEVITLWQTDELRDRKPTVLDEVRNGMYYFHETLFHILPEVYQELERCLSKYYPGHHWHVPTYLRFGSWIGGDRDGNPSVTADVTWRTLEMQRKLAIREYQRILREFMKYLSFSSSIVSVSDELLQSIEKDREHVTLKKMEIWHNEKEPYRVKLVYMLAKMSHILDENMTGGERYQSPEEFIEDLNIIDRSLRFHFADYVADTYIQKLIRQAELFGFHTATLDIRQHSQEHENAMAEILRKMNVTQDYAQLSEDEKIELLNNLLNDPRPLTTPYQEYSDSTEECLEVYRTVFRAQQEFGVKCISSYLISMSEGASDILEVMVFAKEVGLFRKDNDGSVIATLQAAPLFETIEDLHAAPDIMRKLFSLPIYREAVSAMNELQEIMLGYSDSNKDGGAITANWELQVALKDITTAANEYGIKVKYFHGRGGSLGRGGMPLNRSILAQPASTIAGGIKITEQGEVISSRYSLKGIAYRSLDQATSALITASLNARYPEKESTEKEWEEISSRISAASQKKYQDLIFRDPDFLSFFKESTPLPEVGELNIGSRPSKRKNSDRFEDLRAIPWVFAWTQSRYLLPAWYAAGTGLQSFYQGKEENMKVLQKMYTSYPFFTSLIDTLQMALAKADLIIAKEYSLMTKDDQARERIFGLIQEEFNLTKELVLKITGQQDILDNQPVLQESIRLRNPYVDPLSYLQVQLLNELRELREQEQDDPDLLREVLLTINGIAAGLRNTG, encoded by the coding sequence ATGACTGAACTTACAGTAACCGCAAAGAGCAATTCCAACAATCTGCTGCGGCGGGATGTACGGTTCCTTGGCAATATTCTTGGAGAAGTTCTGGTCCACCAAGGTGGCAATGAGCTTTTAGATATAGTTGAGAAAATTCGTGAAACGAGTAAATCGTTGCGATCCGTATTCCTGCCAGAATTGTTTGCAGATTTCAAAAGGATCATCAGCACATTGGAGCCCGACATTCGCCATCAGGTGATTCGCGCGTTTGCCATTTATTTTCAATTGGTTAATATCGCGGAACAGAATCATCGCATTCGTCGCAAACGCGATTACGAGCGTTCCGCCGGGGAGAGTGTTCAACCAGGTTCCATTGAAAGTGCGGTCCAGGATTTGAAAGAGCGCAATATTACGTTTGAAGAAGTTCAAGAAATTCTCGAAAGTCTATCCCTTGAGCTGGTAATGACAGCTCATCCAACAGAAGCGATGCGTCGGGCTATTCTGGATATTCATAAACGGATAGCGGACGATGTGATGCAACTGGACAACCCGACACTGACATTCCGCGAACGAGAGCAGCTTCGGGAGAAACTACTGAATGAAGTGATTACGCTGTGGCAAACCGACGAGCTTCGTGACCGTAAGCCGACGGTTCTTGATGAGGTTAGAAACGGTATGTATTATTTTCACGAGACCCTGTTTCACATTCTGCCAGAGGTTTATCAAGAACTGGAGCGCTGCCTAAGTAAATATTATCCGGGTCACCATTGGCACGTTCCAACCTATTTGCGTTTCGGTTCGTGGATCGGTGGCGATCGGGACGGAAATCCTTCAGTGACGGCGGACGTAACATGGAGAACGCTTGAAATGCAGCGGAAGCTAGCGATTCGTGAATACCAGCGGATTTTGCGTGAATTCATGAAATACCTCAGCTTCAGCTCATCGATCGTGAGCGTTTCGGATGAATTGCTTCAATCCATTGAAAAAGACCGCGAGCATGTAACACTGAAGAAGATGGAAATTTGGCACAATGAGAAAGAGCCTTATCGTGTAAAACTGGTATATATGTTGGCTAAAATGAGTCATATTCTTGATGAGAACATGACTGGTGGCGAGCGTTATCAGTCCCCTGAGGAATTTATCGAAGACTTGAATATCATTGATCGAAGCTTGCGTTTCCATTTTGCTGACTATGTTGCAGACACGTATATTCAAAAACTGATTCGTCAGGCGGAGTTGTTTGGTTTCCATACAGCAACGCTGGATATCAGACAGCATAGCCAAGAGCATGAAAATGCCATGGCCGAAATTCTTCGTAAAATGAACGTGACTCAGGATTATGCCCAATTAAGTGAAGATGAGAAGATCGAGCTGCTTAATAACTTGCTTAACGATCCTCGTCCGTTGACTACGCCTTATCAAGAGTACAGCGACAGCACCGAAGAATGCCTTGAAGTATACCGTACCGTATTCCGTGCGCAGCAGGAGTTCGGCGTGAAATGTATTTCAAGTTATTTGATCAGTATGTCCGAGGGCGCAAGCGACATTCTGGAAGTGATGGTATTTGCCAAAGAAGTCGGACTTTTCCGCAAGGACAATGACGGTTCTGTAATAGCTACTTTGCAGGCTGCGCCATTGTTTGAGACGATCGAGGACCTGCATGCCGCACCTGATATTATGCGTAAGCTCTTCAGCCTGCCGATCTACCGGGAAGCGGTTAGCGCCATGAATGAGCTTCAGGAAATTATGCTGGGTTACTCTGACAGCAATAAGGACGGCGGAGCCATTACAGCGAACTGGGAGCTCCAGGTAGCGCTCAAAGATATTACGACTGCAGCCAATGAGTATGGCATCAAGGTGAAATACTTCCATGGACGCGGCGGATCGCTTGGGCGCGGTGGTATGCCTCTGAACCGCAGCATTTTGGCTCAACCGGCATCAACCATTGCGGGCGGCATCAAAATCACGGAGCAAGGCGAAGTTATTTCTTCCCGTTACTCCTTGAAGGGAATCGCCTACCGCAGTTTGGACCAGGCGACTTCAGCACTTATAACGGCTTCTCTTAATGCCCGTTACCCTGAAAAAGAATCGACTGAAAAAGAGTGGGAAGAGATTTCCTCGAGGATCTCGGCCGCTTCACAGAAAAAATATCAGGATCTGATCTTCCGTGATCCGGATTTCCTGAGCTTCTTCAAGGAATCCACGCCGCTTCCTGAGGTGGGAGAGCTGAATATTGGCTCCCGACCATCCAAGCGTAAGAACAGTGACCGTTTTGAGGACCTCAGAGCCATCCCTTGGGTGTTTGCGTGGACTCAGAGCCGTTACCTGCTTCCTGCATGGTACGCGGCTGGTACGGGCTTACAGAGCTTCTACCAGGGCAAGGAAGAGAATATGAAGGTGCTTCAGAAGATGTACACGAGCTATCCGTTCTTTACGTCGCTGATCGATACCCTTCAGATGGCTCTTGCCAAGGCTGATCTGATCATCGCCAAAGAGTATTCTTTGATGACGAAGGATGATCAAGCCCGCGAACGTATCTTCGGTCTGATTCAGGAAGAATTCAACCTGACGAAAGAGCTTGTTCTTAAGATTACGGGACAGCAGGATATTCTGGATAACCAGCCAGTCCTACAGGAATCGATTCGACTCCGTAACCCTTACGTGGATCCGCTCAGTTATTTGCAAGTCCAACTGCTTAACGAGCTGCGCGAACTGAGGGAGCAGGAGCAGGACGATCCGGATCTGCTTCGGGAAGTGCTGCTGACCATCAACGGTATTGCGGCAGGGCTTCGTAATACAGGTTGA
- the cdaA gene encoding diadenylate cyclase CdaA: MEYFTDMTWGETIKDIIDILIVTYIIYQMILLVRGTRAVQLLKGILVLVVIWALSTWFDLYTLKWLMNQIFTFGVLAVFIIFQPELRRGLEQLGRGKLFGRTSDIDEETNKLISETIKAVNYLSRRKIGALIVFERTTGLNEYVESGIPMRSVISSELFINIFIPNTPLHDGAVIIQNAQIAAAGCYLPLSENPFISKELGTRHRAAIGISEVGDAISVVVSEETGQVSLALNGQVVRDIKEESLISKLYEELRPAASIKEKRTFFWKRKGDGSNG, encoded by the coding sequence ATGGAGTATTTCACAGATATGACCTGGGGTGAAACCATTAAAGATATCATCGATATCCTTATCGTTACTTATATAATATACCAGATGATACTGCTCGTCCGCGGTACGCGGGCGGTCCAACTCCTCAAAGGGATTTTGGTGCTGGTGGTCATCTGGGCGCTTAGCACCTGGTTTGATCTGTACACGCTAAAGTGGCTGATGAATCAGATTTTTACATTCGGGGTGTTGGCGGTCTTTATCATCTTCCAGCCGGAGCTCAGACGTGGTCTGGAGCAGCTCGGACGAGGTAAGCTGTTTGGGCGGACATCGGATATTGACGAGGAGACCAATAAGTTAATTAGCGAAACCATTAAGGCGGTTAATTATTTATCGCGGCGCAAAATAGGGGCTCTGATTGTCTTTGAGCGGACGACGGGACTGAATGAGTATGTAGAATCAGGAATTCCGATGAGATCAGTGATCAGCTCGGAATTGTTTATTAATATTTTTATACCGAACACACCGCTCCATGACGGAGCTGTCATTATTCAGAACGCTCAAATTGCAGCTGCCGGCTGTTATTTGCCGCTATCAGAGAACCCTTTTATCAGTAAGGAACTGGGAACAAGACACCGTGCCGCTATCGGAATCAGTGAGGTGGGGGATGCGATTTCAGTTGTCGTATCCGAGGAGACTGGGCAAGTATCGCTGGCCCTGAATGGACAAGTGGTTCGAGATATTAAGGAAGAGTCTCTCATCTCCAAATTGTATGAGGAGCTCAGGCCTGCCGCGTCCATCAAGGAGAAACGCACGTTCTTCTGGAAACGGAAGGGGGACGGCAGCAATGGATAA
- the glmS gene encoding glutamine--fructose-6-phosphate transaminase (isomerizing) — translation MCGIVGYIGNQKTQAVLIEGLRKLEYRGYDSAGIAVFTNEGLRVAKAQGRLTNLEERLESAPLVGTAGIGHTRWATHGRPSDVNSHPHTDESQKFSVVHNGIVENYLELKEELISQGHQFASETDTEVISHLIAREYDGDIVKAVQKAISYMRGAFALGVLTEYEPDRLVAVRQASPLIIGLGEGENFIGSDIPAILKYTRNVYILNDGEMALLTADAVELMTIEGNFISREMIRVDWDAVTAEKGGFDHFMLKEIHEQPKAYRDTMLGRVDESGRKVVLPELKLTHEQIRNIRNVQIVACGTAYHAGLVGRSVIEEMVRIPVENDVASEYRYRSPIVTPETLVIVVSQSGETADTLAALREAQSHGAHVLAITNVVGSSIAREANDVLGTLAGPEIAVASTKAYTSQLIAFYLFGLYLAQVRDTMTEDAVAEVIAAMEALPEQVESMLTNAESIKGYAEQIAEHENLFFIGRGQDYAVAQEGSLKLKEISYIHSEAYAAGELKHGTLALIEEGIPVIALATQEAVLEKTVSNIKEVKARGAEVMAITHEEQVAGLLKSVDQAFAIPKTLPILTAALSVVPLQLLAYYASLARGNDVDKPRNLAKSVTVE, via the coding sequence ATGTGTGGTATTGTCGGATATATTGGAAATCAGAAAACGCAAGCGGTGTTGATCGAGGGATTGAGAAAGCTGGAGTATCGCGGATACGATTCAGCGGGGATTGCCGTCTTTACGAATGAAGGTCTGCGTGTGGCCAAGGCGCAAGGGCGTCTGACCAATCTGGAGGAGAGACTGGAGTCTGCCCCACTTGTGGGAACTGCAGGCATCGGTCATACCCGCTGGGCTACGCATGGCCGGCCGTCAGACGTGAATTCGCATCCGCATACGGACGAAAGCCAGAAGTTCTCTGTTGTTCACAACGGGATCGTTGAGAACTATCTAGAGCTGAAGGAAGAGCTGATCAGCCAAGGACACCAATTTGCTTCGGAGACCGATACGGAAGTTATTTCCCATCTCATTGCCCGCGAATATGATGGAGATATCGTTAAGGCTGTGCAGAAGGCGATCTCTTACATGAGAGGCGCATTCGCCCTTGGCGTCTTGACTGAGTATGAGCCGGATCGATTGGTGGCTGTGCGTCAAGCAAGCCCGCTTATTATCGGTCTTGGCGAAGGAGAGAACTTCATCGGTTCTGATATTCCGGCTATTTTGAAATATACGCGTAACGTTTATATTCTCAACGATGGAGAGATGGCGCTGCTGACGGCAGATGCTGTCGAATTAATGACCATTGAGGGGAACTTTATTTCTCGGGAAATGATTCGTGTCGATTGGGATGCCGTTACAGCGGAAAAAGGCGGATTCGATCACTTCATGCTGAAGGAGATCCACGAGCAGCCAAAAGCATACCGCGATACGATGCTGGGCCGTGTGGATGAGAGCGGACGCAAAGTCGTTCTGCCTGAGCTGAAACTGACACATGAACAGATTAGGAACATTCGCAATGTGCAGATTGTGGCTTGCGGTACGGCTTACCATGCCGGACTTGTGGGACGCAGCGTGATCGAAGAGATGGTACGCATTCCGGTTGAAAATGACGTAGCATCCGAGTACCGTTACCGTTCGCCGATCGTTACACCCGAGACTCTTGTCATCGTTGTAAGCCAGTCCGGTGAGACAGCAGATACCCTGGCTGCGCTTCGTGAAGCACAGAGCCATGGCGCTCATGTCCTGGCCATCACGAATGTGGTGGGCAGCTCGATTGCCCGTGAAGCCAACGATGTGCTCGGCACCCTGGCTGGCCCAGAGATCGCCGTAGCATCCACGAAAGCCTATACTTCTCAGTTGATTGCGTTCTATCTGTTTGGTCTGTATCTTGCTCAAGTACGCGATACGATGACAGAAGACGCTGTTGCTGAAGTGATTGCAGCGATGGAAGCACTGCCTGAACAGGTAGAGTCCATGCTGACCAACGCAGAATCGATCAAGGGATATGCCGAGCAAATTGCGGAGCATGAGAACCTGTTCTTCATCGGCCGTGGTCAAGACTACGCCGTAGCCCAGGAAGGCTCCCTGAAGCTCAAAGAGATCTCTTACATTCATTCCGAGGCCTACGCTGCCGGCGAACTGAAGCATGGCACGCTAGCCCTGATTGAAGAGGGAATTCCCGTTATTGCCTTGGCAACCCAGGAAGCAGTTCTGGAGAAAACGGTGAGCAACATCAAGGAAGTGAAGGCCCGCGGCGCCGAAGTAATGGCCATTACGCATGAAGAGCAAGTGGCCGGCCTGCTGAAATCCGTGGATCAAGCCTTCGCCATTCCGAAGACCTTGCCAATTTTGACGGCAGCTTTGTCTGTCGTACCGCTGCAACTTCTAGCCTACTACGCATCGCTTGCCCGTGGCAACGATGTGGATAAGCCGCGTAACCTGGCGAAGAGTGTTACGGTGGAGTGA
- the sigW gene encoding RNA polymerase sigma factor SigW, producing the protein MVDNLDVRLAKLARKGDQRAFAEIVELYKDKIFHLAYRMLSNRHEAEDVVQETFLRVYKNLDRYDENQKFSTWIYRIGTNLSIDRLRKRKPSFSLDADLNESEGMDGYSLIPSDNRTPESEMLLSETQRIIHTAIDGLPAKYKTIMILRYIQDLSLQEISEILDLPVTTIKTRVHRGREFLRKKLEYKL; encoded by the coding sequence ATGGTGGACAATTTGGATGTAAGACTGGCGAAGCTGGCCCGAAAAGGGGACCAAAGAGCTTTTGCTGAAATCGTAGAACTTTATAAAGATAAGATTTTTCATTTGGCTTACCGGATGCTCAGTAACCGTCATGAGGCGGAGGATGTCGTACAAGAGACTTTTTTGCGTGTATATAAAAACCTTGATCGATACGACGAGAATCAGAAGTTCTCCACTTGGATATACCGAATTGGTACAAATCTTAGCATTGATCGGCTGCGCAAACGCAAGCCGTCTTTCTCGCTGGACGCCGACCTGAATGAAAGCGAAGGCATGGACGGCTACTCCCTGATCCCGAGCGATAACCGTACACCTGAGAGTGAAATGCTGCTATCCGAGACACAGCGCATCATTCATACGGCGATTGACGGACTTCCTGCCAAGTACAAGACAATCATGATTCTAAGGTACATCCAGGATTTATCCCTGCAGGAGATCAGCGAGATTTTGGACTTGCCTGTAACAACGATCAAAACGCGAGTACATCGTGGACGCGAATTTTTGCGTAAAAAATTAGAGTACAAATTGTGA
- a CDS encoding DUF2785 domain-containing protein, which yields MSDTRAKLMLDLQRIEKDEYQLREGEQHQDFLPLLLQYIGDPQPELRDNLIYPMFYMWIKEENRFSGEELRSLLTVLTDENHLFYNIGSEDDQSVFTRTFSALPIALIVQRHRQNPFFNQAEIEQLMHAMLRYYKEEKDLRGYLSVGGWAHGASHGADVFVELVQCEESNVARLREVLIAISGILHNGRHIFSDEDDERLVNIVDMMIDKELLPHQEIGDWISGLAQCCNLPRSRSQVIARVNSKNFLRSLYFRRGQDSRGNELNTVMLGTEAKLNRFSIS from the coding sequence ATGAGCGATACAAGGGCCAAATTGATGCTGGATTTGCAAAGAATTGAGAAGGATGAGTATCAGTTACGCGAAGGTGAGCAGCATCAAGATTTTTTGCCTTTGTTACTTCAATATATTGGCGATCCTCAGCCAGAATTACGGGATAACCTGATCTATCCGATGTTTTATATGTGGATTAAGGAGGAGAATAGGTTCAGTGGAGAGGAATTGCGTAGCCTCTTAACTGTTCTGACTGATGAGAACCATTTGTTCTATAATATTGGCAGCGAGGATGATCAGTCCGTTTTTACAAGGACGTTCTCTGCTTTGCCTATCGCTTTGATTGTGCAACGCCACAGACAGAATCCATTTTTCAATCAAGCGGAAATTGAGCAATTAATGCATGCCATGCTCCGTTATTATAAAGAGGAGAAGGATCTGCGAGGTTACCTTTCAGTAGGAGGCTGGGCTCACGGCGCGTCTCACGGTGCGGATGTTTTTGTCGAGCTGGTGCAGTGCGAGGAGAGCAACGTCGCACGGCTGCGTGAGGTTCTTATTGCTATTTCTGGCATTCTTCATAATGGTAGACACATTTTTAGCGATGAGGATGATGAGCGGTTGGTCAACATCGTGGATATGATGATTGACAAAGAGTTACTTCCACATCAAGAAATCGGTGATTGGATTAGCGGCTTAGCGCAATGCTGCAATTTGCCGAGAAGTCGCAGTCAGGTGATTGCTCGCGTGAACAGCAAGAATTTCTTACGCAGTCTCTATTTCAGAAGGGGACAAGATAGCCGAGGGAATGAGCTTAACACTGTCATGCTTGGTACTGAGGCAAAATTGAACAGGTTTTCTATCAGTTAA
- a CDS encoding CdaR family protein, which produces MDKWIKNNTASKLIALAVSILLWAMVHMDSGAPAPPTTFYDTKVIAGVKIQTYGFDDSEYALTGIDKDRVNLEVRGKKSNISLLTDDYKVKLDLSKVREPGTHTLPLTYSIPSGVEMVSMEPSAVTVTVEPRVSKSVTVSIGTKGEPAKDYRAGTPVLIDPRQVTVTLPESSMANLGQVKGNVELDGAKEKITEKRVKLTAYDKEGNAMEDAVIEPATVAAEVPIEPAFVTLPLELQYTGRLPEGFVLSKVEQKVKEVKLFGSKEALAGAKTYIEATINLGEVRNSGTTVLTADLTPPEGFEKIEPSSVTVDVTAVSHGERLITGIPITLKGVASGLDAVITDPKTQTISLTLTGAPDLLNSLEPTDIGAEANATGMKAGVHEIPLQITLPNFISRTDQERPVIKVELKDNSKPVTTEPDSSKNEGTDTDKPVSPGTGSGTGTGTGTDQGETPETPPTHEETDNTGSGENPSHPPGDGSNDGATGSETSNDG; this is translated from the coding sequence ATGGATAAATGGATCAAGAACAACACGGCAAGCAAGCTCATTGCACTCGCTGTCAGTATTTTATTGTGGGCGATGGTTCATATGGACAGCGGAGCGCCTGCCCCGCCAACCACTTTTTATGATACCAAAGTCATTGCAGGCGTTAAGATTCAGACTTATGGATTTGATGACAGCGAATATGCGTTAACGGGTATTGATAAGGACCGCGTAAATCTCGAAGTTCGGGGAAAGAAATCCAATATCTCGCTTTTGACCGACGACTATAAGGTGAAGCTTGATTTGAGCAAAGTCAGAGAACCGGGTACACACACACTTCCGCTAACCTACTCCATCCCGAGTGGCGTGGAGATGGTATCGATGGAGCCATCTGCGGTTACGGTGACGGTTGAACCGAGAGTGTCGAAATCCGTGACGGTAAGTATTGGAACCAAAGGCGAGCCTGCTAAAGATTACCGTGCCGGAACACCCGTGCTGATTGACCCAAGGCAAGTCACGGTTACCCTGCCTGAATCGTCAATGGCGAATCTGGGGCAGGTCAAAGGTAATGTGGAGCTTGATGGTGCCAAAGAGAAGATTACGGAGAAACGAGTCAAACTTACAGCATATGATAAAGAAGGCAACGCCATGGAAGACGCTGTCATTGAGCCTGCTACAGTAGCAGCTGAAGTGCCGATTGAGCCTGCATTTGTCACCCTACCGCTGGAGCTTCAATACACGGGACGGCTGCCAGAAGGGTTTGTCCTATCCAAGGTGGAGCAGAAGGTAAAAGAAGTGAAGCTGTTTGGCAGTAAAGAGGCGCTTGCAGGAGCTAAGACCTATATCGAAGCTACGATCAATCTGGGAGAAGTTAGAAATTCGGGAACAACAGTGCTTACGGCCGACTTGACGCCGCCTGAAGGTTTTGAGAAAATCGAGCCGAGCTCTGTAACGGTGGATGTTACGGCTGTATCGCATGGTGAACGGTTGATTACAGGTATTCCGATAACGTTAAAAGGGGTTGCCTCCGGCCTGGATGCTGTTATTACGGATCCAAAGACGCAGACAATATCTTTAACGCTCACCGGAGCGCCTGACTTGCTTAATAGTCTGGAACCTACAGATATCGGAGCCGAAGCGAATGCAACTGGTATGAAAGCTGGCGTTCACGAAATTCCGCTGCAGATCACACTACCTAATTTTATTAGCCGTACGGATCAGGAACGTCCCGTTATTAAGGTAGAGCTCAAGGATAACTCCAAGCCCGTGACAACGGAGCCGGACAGCTCGAAGAATGAGGGAACGGACACAGACAAGCCTGTTTCACCAGGAACGGGATCCGGAACAGGAACAGGAACAGGCACTGATCAGGGGGAGACTCCGGAAACGCCTCCTACTCATGAGGAAACGGATAACACCGGATCAGGAGAAAACCCATCACATCCGCCCGGAGACGGATCGAATGATGGAGCAACGGGATCAGAAACGTCCAATGATGGATAA
- the glmM gene encoding phosphoglucosamine mutase, producing MGKYFGTDGVRGVANQELTAEMAYSIGRCGGYVLTGDKEKPTVIIGMDTRVSGAMLESALVAGLLSIGAHVIRLGVVSTPAVAYITRLLKADAGVMISASHNPVQDNGIKFFGGDGFKLSDETELKIEELMDAETDNLPRPIGADLGELLIDNESKYKYLEYLKTTVDNRFDGLKIVLDCANGAAYELAPKLFRELGSDVITIGAEPNGLNINDHCGSTHPEKLVEAVLQHGADLGLAFDGDADRLIAIDAKGEEVDGDFILCICGDAMNRAGKLKAGTIVSTVMSNIGFYKACDSLKLKTAKTAVGDRYVMEEMRRGGYNLGGEQSGHVIFLDHNTTGDGILTGIQLVDTLVASGKALHELKSSMRKYPQVLVNVRVGDKSKYQGNTVIESAIAEVEGILGDNGRVLVRPSGTESLIRVMAEGPDKEELDRYVTQIADVVKRELA from the coding sequence ATGGGGAAATATTTTGGTACAGATGGAGTAAGAGGAGTTGCGAATCAAGAACTGACAGCGGAAATGGCTTATAGCATCGGCCGCTGCGGCGGCTATGTGCTCACTGGCGATAAAGAGAAGCCAACCGTCATTATCGGTATGGATACCCGCGTATCGGGGGCTATGCTGGAGTCGGCTTTGGTTGCAGGCCTGCTGTCCATCGGTGCACACGTCATTCGTCTGGGTGTCGTAAGTACACCAGCGGTGGCGTACATCACAAGACTATTGAAGGCTGATGCGGGTGTTATGATCTCGGCTTCACATAACCCGGTACAAGATAACGGTATCAAGTTCTTCGGTGGAGACGGCTTCAAGCTGTCGGATGAGACTGAGCTTAAGATTGAAGAGCTGATGGATGCGGAAACAGATAATCTGCCGCGACCAATCGGGGCTGATTTAGGTGAATTGTTGATTGATAACGAATCTAAATATAAATACCTGGAATATTTGAAAACGACGGTCGATAACCGGTTTGACGGTCTGAAAATCGTACTGGATTGCGCAAATGGCGCAGCTTATGAGCTGGCTCCGAAGCTTTTCCGTGAATTGGGTTCGGATGTGATCACCATCGGCGCTGAGCCGAATGGCCTGAATATCAATGATCACTGCGGATCGACTCATCCGGAGAAACTCGTCGAGGCTGTACTCCAGCATGGCGCTGACCTCGGTCTGGCTTTTGACGGAGATGCGGATCGCCTGATTGCGATTGACGCAAAAGGCGAGGAAGTGGACGGCGATTTCATTCTGTGTATTTGCGGTGATGCCATGAACCGTGCCGGCAAGCTGAAGGCAGGTACGATCGTTTCGACGGTTATGAGTAACATCGGTTTCTATAAAGCGTGTGACAGCTTGAAGCTGAAAACGGCCAAAACCGCAGTCGGCGACCGCTATGTCATGGAAGAAATGCGCCGTGGCGGATATAACCTGGGTGGAGAGCAATCGGGACATGTGATTTTCCTGGATCACAACACCACAGGGGATGGAATTCTCACAGGGATTCAATTGGTGGATACGTTGGTAGCTTCCGGCAAGGCACTGCATGAGCTGAAGAGCAGCATGCGCAAGTATCCGCAAGTGCTGGTTAATGTTCGTGTTGGCGATAAGAGCAAATACCAAGGCAATACCGTTATTGAGTCTGCGATTGCTGAAGTTGAAGGCATTCTGGGTGATAACGGACGTGTCCTGGTTCGCCCATCGGGAACGGAATCCCTCATTCGCGTCATGGCGGAAGGCCCAGACAAAGAAGAGCTCGACCGTTATGTAACGCAGATTGCAGACGTGGTGAAACGGGAATTGGCGTAA
- a CDS encoding zf-HC2 domain-containing protein — protein sequence MDCKLAVSLMHDYLDNDLSDPQQLELQKHLLDCADCRNYFEKLEHTDMLLYSLTHHATKPSDDLTERIMGMLPQPKRQKAWVKWVRNHPALTAAALFLVVMLFSTISFWSQDTQLVVKSDEFEKLVIEGDTVIIPPDQIITGDITVENGKTKVYGQVNGNVTVIDGELFQASTSHIAGQVKDIDRAMDWIWYKISTLFTDAAYR from the coding sequence ATGGATTGCAAATTAGCCGTCTCTTTGATGCATGATTATCTGGATAATGACTTGTCCGACCCACAACAGCTGGAATTGCAGAAGCATTTGTTGGATTGTGCTGACTGTCGGAATTACTTCGAGAAGCTGGAGCATACCGATATGCTTCTTTATTCCTTAACTCATCATGCGACCAAGCCATCTGATGATTTAACGGAACGTATAATGGGTATGCTGCCGCAGCCCAAGAGACAAAAGGCTTGGGTCAAATGGGTTAGGAATCATCCTGCGCTCACGGCTGCAGCTTTGTTTTTGGTTGTCATGCTCTTTAGCACAATCAGTTTCTGGAGTCAGGATACTCAGCTGGTTGTAAAGAGTGATGAATTCGAAAAGCTGGTGATTGAAGGAGATACCGTCATTATTCCTCCGGATCAAATCATCACGGGAGATATTACAGTCGAGAATGGAAAGACTAAGGTCTACGGTCAAGTGAATGGCAATGTGACCGTCATTGACGGAGAATTATTTCAGGCTTCCACCTCACATATAGCAGGTCAAGTGAAGGACATAGATCGGGCGATGGATTGGATATGGTACAAGATCTCCACTCTGTTTACAGATGCCGCTTACCGCTAG